The Opitutus sp. ER46 DNA window TGGGCGCTTCAAACTCTCCGGTTTCTTCGCCTGGCTCGTCTGGCTGGCGGTGCACCTGCTCTTCCTGATCGGGTTCCGCAACAAGTTCGCCGTCCTGTCGCAGTGGCTCTACTCGTACCTCACCTTCAAGCGCGGCGCGCGGATCATCACGGGCGTATCGGGCGAGGCTTCAGCCGGCAGCGCCTGAGCTTCAGACGCGTGCCACGCTGCGGAGGTCGAATCGCAGGTGCCCCTCGGCGCGTGCCGCTCGGCGCGTGCTGCGAGGCACGTTACCCGAGCAGGTGGGGCGGAGGCAGCCTCCGCGGCAAGGCGGGGCGCAATTGGCGGCACGGGCCGACGCGATCGAAATCGGGGCAAACCGGCGGCTGCGGGGTAGGAGAGGCGATGACGACGTTCGCCGAGTATCCGGACTTTATTCCGAGTATCCGGACATTATCGTCTGAGTATCTGGACATTATCCCGTTAGTTGCTCACGGGTAGTCGATTATAATTGCAGCCCTCGTCCGAGGGATCCTTGCCTCGGCGTCCCCTGCGGCAGCTGTCGCGGCTCTAGGTCGGGAATCCTTGCCGGCTGGCAGCAGTGCTTCGGCCCAGCCAACCTCAGCTCGTCACAGCGTGCTTGCCGGCCAGATAACGCTCGATGCCGGCGGCGGCCTTGCGTCCGTCGCGGACGGCGTGGACGACGAGGCTTGGTCCGCGCACCGAGTCGCCCCCGGCAAACACGCCGGGCACGCTCGTCATCTGGTTGTCATCGATGACGATGCCGCCCCAGTCGTTGGTGGCGACCGCGGCGAAATCGCTGCCGGCGGGGAAGGGAACGGGGTCGAAGCCGTAGGCGACGATCACGACGTCGGCGTCGACCGTGAAATCGGATCCCGGCACGGGCCGCGGTTTACGACGGCCGCTGGCGTCGGGCGCGCCGAGTTCCATGCGCGTGCAGCGGACGGAGCCCACAGCGCCGGCACCGTTCTCAAAGATCCCGAGTGGGTTGGTGAGAAAATCGAAACGGGCGCCCTCTTCGACCGCGTTATGGTACTCCTTGCGGCTGCCCGGCATGTTGGCGAGGTCACGGCGGTAGATGCAGACCGCGGCGCTGGCGCCGGCACGCAGGGACGTGCGCAGGCAGTCCATGGCAGTATCGCCGCCGCCGAGGACTGCGACGCGCTTACCGGCTACGTCGATCGGTGGAAAGTCGGCGGCGGCCGCAGGCACGTTTTTCTGGATCAGGAAAGGCAGGGCGGGGATCACGCCCGGGAGGTCGCCGCCGGGGACGTCGGCCAGCTTCGGCTGCTGGGCGCCGAAACCCAGGAAGATGGCGTCGAAGCGCTTCTGCAGGTCGGCGAGCGAGACATCGCGCCCGACTTGGACGCCCATTTCGAAGACGACGCCATTGCGCTGGAGGAGTTCGATGCGGCGGGCGACGACGTGCTTCTCGAGCTTGAAGGACGGGATGCCGTTCACCAGCAACCCGCCGGGGATGCGCATGGACTCGAAAACCGTCACGGCGAAACCCCGCCGGGCGAGTTCGTCGGCGCACGAGATGCCGCCGGGGCCGGAACCGATGATAGCGGCGCGGAGACCGTTGGGGGGCGCGGAGATAACCGGTACGCCGCCGTGGTGGAACGCGTACTCGTTGATGAAGCGCTCGACGGCGCCGATGGAGATGGGTTCGGTCTTGCTGTTGACGATGCACGCGCCCTCGCAGAGCCGCTCCTGGGGGCACACCCGGGAGCAAATTTCGGGCATGTTGCTGGTGGCGCGGGAAACCTCGGCCGCCTCGAGAAATCGGCCTTGGGCCGTGAGCGCCATCCAATCGGGAATGCGGTTGGCGAGGGGACAGCCGATCCGGCAGAGGGGCTCGGGACACTGGATGCAGCGCGCGGCCTGGGCGCGGACCGTCGCCTCGTCGTACGCCGTGTAGATTTCGTCATAGTCGCGGACGCGCTCGCGGGCCGACCGTTTCGGGGGGGCGGATCGGCCGATGAGTGACCACGCATACTTCTCGGTCGAAGGCGTGAGGGTCGGAGGCATGGCGGGGGGAGCCGTGAGCGTTTCGGGGCGGTGCGGGTACTATGCGCTGGAACCGCAGGAGGGACTCGGCGGTTCTTGCGTTTCGATGGTCACTCCTTGGCAGCGGGGTGGCGCGGACCGGCGATATTTTTCAAGACGCCCCTTGCATTGCCGGCGGCGGGGCTACCTTTGGGGCGAGTCAAAACCCGTCAGCCGGAGGATCCGAAAATGCCTGCGAAAAAACTGAAGGACTTCCTGGAAAGCCGCGGGGCGAAATACGTCAGCATCCAGCACTCGCCCGCGTTCACCGCCTCGGAAATCGCCGCCTCGGCCCACGTCACGGGTCGCGATTTCGCGAAGACCGTCGTCGTCAAGATGGGAGACGACCTTGCGATGGTCGTGCTGCCGGCGAACCGGAAGATCATGCTTTCGGAGCTGCGCGACATGATCGACGAGGACATCGATCTCGCCACCGAGGACGAGTTCCAGGAGCGCTTCCCAGATTGCGAACTCGGGGCGATGCCGCCCTTCGGCAACCTGTATGGCCTTCCCGTCTACGTGGAGCGGAGCCTGGCCGATGAGCAGGAGATCGCGTTCAGTGCCGGGACGCATCACGAGATCATCCTGATGGCGTTCGACGACTACGCCGATCTCGTGCAGCCGACGGTGATGGAGTTCGCGACGGCTTAGGGCGCCCTGGCGGCGACCGAGGCAGTGTTGCTGGAGCGGGCGCGTGTGCCTGGTCACGGCGCCCGCGAGGGCTGACGCGTGTTTTCGTCGGCGGGCGGCGGAGTAAAGGCTTGGCGCGGGCGAAGGTCGCTGGGAGAACGAGCCGCAATCATGAGTGACGTCCCACAATCCTTTGCGTGCATCATGGCCGGCGGCAGTGGCGAGCGCTTCTGGCCGATGAGTCGGGCGCGGCGGCCGAAGCACCTGTTGAAGCTGTTCACGGACCGGACCCTGCTCGAGGAGACGGTACGGCGGATCGAGGCGGCGGTGCCGCGGAGCAATATTTTCGTGCTGACGAATGAGCTGCAGGCGGCGGCCACGCGCGAGGCCTTGCGGGACCTCCTGCCGGCGGAGCAGATCGTGGCGGAGCCGGCGAAGCGCGACACTGCGCCGGCCGCGGCGCTGGCGACGGCGCTCGTGCGGGCGCGGGGCGGCGAGAACGCGGCGCTGGCGCTGTTGCCGGCCGACGCGTTCATCGCCGATGCGGCGGCGTTTGGCCGCCAGCTCGCGGTGGCGCTGCCGCGGGCGGCGCGCACCGGGGCGATTCTGACGATCGGGATCAAGCCTGACCACGCGGCGACGGGTTTCGGGTATTTGGAACTTGGAGACGAGGTGACGGGGGGCCCAGGCGGCGTGGTGCGCGCGGTGCGGCGCTTCGTGGAGAAGCCGGACGCGGCGACCGCGCAGCGGTACCTCGAGTCGGGCCAGTTTGTCTGGAATGCCGGCATGTTCTTCTGGCGCGTGGGCACGTTCCTGGCGGAGGCGGATCGGAGCGCGCCGGAGCTCGCGGCGTTCGTGCGGGAATTTCCGACGGAGCGGGCGGGGGCGGCGGCGTTTCTTGCGGCGCGCTTCCCGGTGCTGCCGAAGATTTCGGTCGACTACGCAATCATGGAGAAGGCGCGAACGGTCGAGACGATGCTGGCCGAGTTTGATTGGGATGACGTGGGCCTTTGGACGGCGCTGCCGAAGCACCTCGCGCGGGACGAGGGCGGCAATGCGACGCGCGGGACGGTGCTGAGCGCGGACGCCAGCGGGAATATCGCGCTGAGCAATGGCCGCATAATCGCGCTGGTCGGCGTGAGCGACCTCGTGGT harbors:
- a CDS encoding sugar phosphate nucleotidyltransferase, yielding MSDVPQSFACIMAGGSGERFWPMSRARRPKHLLKLFTDRTLLEETVRRIEAAVPRSNIFVLTNELQAAATREALRDLLPAEQIVAEPAKRDTAPAAALATALVRARGGENAALALLPADAFIADAAAFGRQLAVALPRAARTGAILTIGIKPDHAATGFGYLELGDEVTGGPGGVVRAVRRFVEKPDAATAQRYLESGQFVWNAGMFFWRVGTFLAEADRSAPELAAFVREFPTERAGAAAFLAARFPVLPKISVDYAIMEKARTVETMLAEFDWDDVGLWTALPKHLARDEGGNATRGTVLSADASGNIALSNGRIIALVGVSDLVVVETPDAVLVCHRDAVQDIKKITGQLPKELL
- a CDS encoding NAD(P)-dependent oxidoreductase — encoded protein: MPPTLTPSTEKYAWSLIGRSAPPKRSARERVRDYDEIYTAYDEATVRAQAARCIQCPEPLCRIGCPLANRIPDWMALTAQGRFLEAAEVSRATSNMPEICSRVCPQERLCEGACIVNSKTEPISIGAVERFINEYAFHHGGVPVISAPPNGLRAAIIGSGPGGISCADELARRGFAVTVFESMRIPGGLLVNGIPSFKLEKHVVARRIELLQRNGVVFEMGVQVGRDVSLADLQKRFDAIFLGFGAQQPKLADVPGGDLPGVIPALPFLIQKNVPAAAADFPPIDVAGKRVAVLGGGDTAMDCLRTSLRAGASAAVCIYRRDLANMPGSRKEYHNAVEEGARFDFLTNPLGIFENGAGAVGSVRCTRMELGAPDASGRRKPRPVPGSDFTVDADVVIVAYGFDPVPFPAGSDFAAVATNDWGGIVIDDNQMTSVPGVFAGGDSVRGPSLVVHAVRDGRKAAAGIERYLAGKHAVTS
- a CDS encoding YbaK/EbsC family protein translates to MPAKKLKDFLESRGAKYVSIQHSPAFTASEIAASAHVTGRDFAKTVVVKMGDDLAMVVLPANRKIMLSELRDMIDEDIDLATEDEFQERFPDCELGAMPPFGNLYGLPVYVERSLADEQEIAFSAGTHHEIILMAFDDYADLVQPTVMEFATA